The genomic DNA AGTTTGTCCGACAGTATTACACACTGCTGAACCAGGCCCCCGACTACCTGCACAGGTAAGACCGTCGGCCTGTTCTTCTTCCACGTCGTCATCGGTCAGCTTGTTGTATTTCTGCCAAGTGAAGGCCAAGATTTGGTTGCAGTATTCTGAATGGAAGTCTGACATTTTACACtatattaaagtgcccatattatgaaaaaatcactttttctgggatttggggtgttcttttgtgtctctggtgcttccacacacatacaaactttgaaaaaaatccatccatgctgttttgagtgagatacggtttctgaatgtgtcctgccttcagtctcctggtgagctgttcaaaatcggctcggactgtgacgtcacagtccgaaatgagctggctaaccacaaccgttagcattagcatgctaacgctaatgctaacgctagcatgctacgtcgttctcaatagcaaagcactgctacaacacacacaagttcaccataatctacaaaagaactacttacatggccctcatttagaagtctcccagctaatcctgccttgtaactgaccaaagttggagaaacaggctttcttttactgtctctagagttagctagctgacatgctctacatctgagctaatgagcatgtgcgagtgcaatcaaagatagtacagaagaagaagatgaaaagaggtctcactctgtagctaaaacagaaaccaggtgaaaagaggatctgcagcagtgagagagagctgtgcagtacaacaacaatatggtgttttttgaaaattaaaccatgtaaacctattctggtacaaccttaaaatacagttatgaacctgaaaatgagcataatatgggcactttaatgtgcATGTATGAGCGCCCCCTCGGTTAATTATTAACCTTTTGTCTTTGTGCTCAGGTTTTATGGGAAGAACTCCTCCTATGTGCACGGCGGCCTGGACAGCAACGGCAAACCAGTAGAGGCTGTTTATGGACAATCTGTAAGTAGGCTTCATCCAGCAGCAAACGGCTCTTAAAAATGTTATTTCCATAGAGCGGCACTGCACTCAACTCCCACGTTTTAACACTGAgtgtggagggtggggggaCAGAGCTACAGATCTGAAAGGTTTCCTGGAAAAGGACAGTTaggtttttttctgtcttttgttcTCTCGGCTATTGAGTTTTAAGAAATTGATAATACATTTCTTGGACACAATATTCCTTTTTAATTTCTGTTGCAGTTTCCTTCAAACGCAGAGTTTAGTCCTTCTCGTTCAGTCTATCTTGCTCTGGTGCAACACCTGAAcataaaagtattttccgcCTTAAATAAGAAGTGCTCCACGGAGTAAGAATGTGTACTCCAACTGCAGCAGGCGACAGCGGAATGCATGCATCTATGCAGAAAGGATGTGTCCTATCATTAAACATTATAAAACACAGCCTCAGTGGACCAAAGTAGTACATTTACTTGGAAATTAGTCAGAGCAGCTTGTCACAATgtcggggggggggaggaaccCAGACACCCTCTAAAGTCTTATAAGTTGGGAGGATGTGGGATGAAAAACCACATAGGGGAGGCTGGTTGGGTAAATCTCATCTCAGTAGCTTAAAACAAGAATCCTTTCATAGTGCACAAATACCTGCAAtgtcattattttaaggtaataTTAGCCAGCTCTAATATACAGTCTGACTTGAAAGCTGTGCAGAATACAGTAAAGTCTGGACTGCTGCTGAGTTTTTAAGCGGTATCAAAATGTcttcttggaaaaaaaaaaaaattattattatttggattTCTCTGAATAAGTCAAACATTTATgcagcacttttaaaaacacacattttacaataaaagcATTTAGCACAAAATCTCAAACAGGCAGGACAGTAAGAAACTAAATAcaacttggggggggggggagcaaaAGCATTTAAGAAAAGGAGAGGTAATAGACTTAGACACCGTTTGTGTATTCTTTCTGCAGGAGATCCATAAGAGGGTGATGGCTCTGAGTTTCCGCGACTGTCACACCAAGATCAGGCACGTGGACGCCCACGCCACCCTGAACGAGGGCGTGGTGGTGCAGGTGATGGGCGAGCTGTCCAACAACATGCAGCCCATGAGGAAGTTCATGCAGACCTTTGTGCTGGCGCCTGAGGTTTGTCGTTCACTTCTGTCAAACGGATCAGATTTTGCATGCATTTGTGAAGCGTAATCAATAACGTTTGTTCTGTAGTGTATAgtataaagtgtttttttttttttttttcagggtaCTGTTGCAAACAAATTCTACGTTCACAACGACGTGTTTCGTTACCAAGACGAGGTGTTCGGTGACTCTGATTCTGAGCCCCCAGAAGGTGAGAGAACGTCcaaccttattattattattattattattattattattattattattattgtgattttaaagtGTTAATGCTTTAGCTGGTTTCAGTTTTTCTTCTAGCTACCTTCTCATCTTCTCTCTTTAGATATGATTCTTCTGATCCTGCTTTTATTTGGCTAAGAGACGAGTTTCTCATTCATTCTTTAGATTGCACATGTATCAGCGCTGTAGCATCATAATTTAGGTACTTTGATCATATTTCTTTGAACTGCCGTGTCTTTATTTATGACGGTTGAAGCTGCTGAACGAGTTGAAGAACCTCAAAATGTGTGATGTCTGGGAATATTAGGTTATATGTACACAAAGCGAGAAGATCTAACCTGAAAAATTGAGTTCAAAGATTAAGTTTAAGGGGGGGCTGCCGGGGGgaaaaaccattttttttttttttttttttttttttttttaattttttttttttttttttggtttagaTGTGATGTCTAATGGGGAGCATAggtcaaaatttttttttttttttgggggggggtgttttcgacgatatataaaagaaactaaTGCTGAAGGGTCGGCAGTTATTTTCTGCAGAAAGTACCTCAGATCTTTCGTTTGGATACCCTGAAAATTCCTTGATTCAAAAAATCGGCACCAACAAAATCCACAACCGGGACTATTTTCATTCCATTAAGAGCAGCAGGATGCAGACGTGACGCATGTTGTCCTGAACACgcgttttgtttgtgtgttttcagagtCTGAGGATGAGGTGGAGGAGATCGAGGAGAGGGTTCCCTCCCCTGACATCGCTCAGGAGGAGTCTGCTCCCTTCTACGACCCGACGCCCTGGTACGACTCACAGGCTTACCTTCCaatgctttaaagtgctcatattatgctttttggctttttcccctttcctttattgtgttatatatcttttttctttttttttttgcgtatgttataggtttacaaagtaaaaaaccccaaagggacttaccatctccaacagaaaacactgttcccaaactgctccaaacagctctgttgtagtccagcctttacttcagagacagacgtggtcactttggaacacacgttataatgctcgcctagctgctagcgtggcacgccctcatactctgcttctgactggctagtagtccttacctagctactgtcagggcacgccctcatactctgcttctgactggctagtagtccttacctagctactgtcagggcacgccctcatactctgcttctgactggctagtagtccttacctaggtactgcacatgtgcaactcccaatgaagatggaacagaagtgagaggtctcactctgtagctaaaacagagagctcaacacacagggtgaaaagaggagctgcagcaatgtgcagtacaacaaaaatggtgtattttgaaaattaaacctattctgatataacctaaATATAATGatgaacttgaaaatgagcataatgagcactttaactgcctttttatatgtttttttatttatttccattgtTGAACTGGCAAAAAATTTACCCTCGATACATCAAGCTCTTCGAAGTGTAGACTTCAAAGTTTGCCAAGTTCAAAGTACCTTCACAACACGTGTCCAGTGTTCCACAGCACAAGCAGCCGTTTTGTGCGTAACCGTCCGGTGCTCGTCCCCTGTAGTTCGGAGCCGACGGTTCCTGGCGACGAGGAGGAAGCGGCGGCCGAGAGTCCAGAGCCGGAGCCGGAGGTGGAGAAGGAGGCTGAGCCCACCTGCGTGGAGCTGAAGCAGGAGACGATGCTGGAGACACAGACCGACGCAAACACATCCGACGACCAGACGGACAAAGGCCCCGCCGCGGCCCCGCCCACCGCAGAACCTGCCGCCGTGCCCGCCGAACCCACCCCCGCCGCTCCAGAAGAAAACAGGGTAGGCCTGAGCCTGATGCCTTTTAGTGAGAAATGTAGCCAAGAGAGAAGGTGGGAAGAATTAGAACTGCACAATATATCAAATGGCGCAATAAACGCGTTGCGAAATGCTGCGACATATCGAGAGAGACTCTTAGAGAGTTTTGGAGTTGGCcgaaagaaaatatcagaaagttgaactttAAAATCTAACTGTcgctcttatttatttatttttttttcttattttttttgtgctgcctttttataaTCGATACAAAGTTGAATTTGTTCAATacgcagaactgagtacactgtttattctagggctgtgctcgattgaagaaattcttagtcgactaacactcattcaattgtatcgactaatcgattagttgatttaatcgacagatctgtaaatctgagtttctcctcaaagagtcatgcaaaagcgccactttaattcttgtttaccagagatgtgctcgtacgtttcttggaaataagtcattcagcatgaaaaaaagcatcaaacatgactaatggactaaagaaatctaagttgactaagaccaaaacgatcgattaatcgactaagagggagcagcccttgTTTATTCGCAAGTAATGTCGTTATCGGGATATTCAACACACATCGCGTACCttcctcatatcatgcagccctagtGAGAATGGAGATGGAATAGAGATTAGAGAttatcttttattgtccatCAGGCCCTAATTGTTGTCCTGTGTTTCATGTCTTCCCACAGCCGTTCTCCTGGGCATCCGTCACCAGTAAGAACCTGCCCCCCAGCGGGGCTGTCCCAGTCTCAGGAATCTCCCCACACGTCGTCAAACTTCCTCCCACAGCACCGGTAGGTTTGCTCACACCTGGTCGGTGTGTAAAGAAACAACTATTATCTGCCAGATGAATTAAAAAGGGTAAATCTAGTGTTTAACTACAACCTCATTTCAAGACTCCTAAGAACAAGTTTGGATTTATATTCTTACTTTTTGAAGAAAACAACTTTTTCAAAGCAACTGTGGCTTTTAGTTTTGTCCTGTTATTTTTGTGGCAGCGAGTCTCATTTTGGAACTTGCGTCTCTCTGGTATCCTGTGAAAAGATGAAAGCAGATGGATGTGTTGAGGGTGAACCGAGGAGCCCCAGTAATATGTCCTCAGTCTACCCTCTTGTGTTGAATTTCCCAAAAAGTACAGTTTGTCTTTAGAAACCAAGTTTCCCCGAGTAGAAAGGAAGGCAGCAGGACAGGACACAACCATCCCCTGCTggctgttatttatttatttatttatttgtctgaaGTGAAGTCCTAAATCCCAACAGCAGAAAACCTGCtccccttctttctttctcctcgtCTTACAAAAGTGTGTTGTTGACTCTTTCAGCCCAGAGCGGAGGTGAAGTCAGAGTCCCAGACACCAACACAGAGACCACAGAGAGACCAGAGGCCGAGGGAACAGAGGCCTGGAGGTCCTCCGCCGGTACACAGAGGGCCCAGACCaggtacacactcacacacatgtacacgtACAGTACATACAATGGTTAAATGACACACGTTCTGACAGTTTATCATGCAGTAGGCGGCCAGTATAAACCAAACAGAATCACATGTGATGTGTGCTGCTGAAGATGGCACTGGGAGCAAATGTGACTGCAGGTCCACAAAGTCAAGTGCAGTATGTGTGGCCTGAACTCAATTATAATGTTGTTGACCAGTTGCAGGGAACACAAAATGTCTGCCCGGAGCACACTTTTTGTTTGGTGCTTGCTACCAGCTTTACTCTGCAGTGTTATGAAATTTCCACTCACTTGAACaccttcattttatttaaactgacaaaaAACTGGAAGCCCCTTCACCTTCTGGCTCACACATCCAGCTGTTAGACATGTCcagaaagattaaaaaaagaaatatatatatatatatatatatttaaaaaaaataattttaacatCACTTGTGGCTGTTTCTAAGTGTTGTGTGAACAGTGAATACACTCATTAGTAGATTATGTCCTCACAGAGTATGTCCCTCTGTTGAATTGTTGTTTCAGTTCGGGAGGGTGAGCAGGGCGAGACGGAGGGTCGCAGGGTGGTCCGGTACCCCGACGCCCAGCAGCTCTTCGTAGGGAACGTCCCTCACGACGTGGACAAGACGGAGCTCAAGGAGTTCTTTGAACGTAAGttggttttgaaaaaaaaaaacaattctgaCAATTATTCAAAACCTATGGCattatcagattttaaaaagtagCCCTAGGTGTGTTCTGCAGTGCACTGTAGAATGCTGGCTACTTGTGTAGTAAATAAAATgtgtctcttcttcttctcttccccATCCAGAGTATGGTACAGTCCTGGAGCTGAGGATCAACAGTGGAGGGAAGCTACCAAACTTTGGTTTTGTGGTGTTTGACGACTCTGAACCTGTACAGAAGATTCTCAACAACAGGGTGAGACTACTCTGGCCGTCACCAGGCCAAGCTCAGTCTTTTAACACGGGCACAGTTCAAATGACGCTGCACGCAAccggatagtccttcaaccaatcagaccaaccaTCCGGGCGACGCACTTTGCagacgggttgctgcgcttcggaggccgccatgttgaatgtaaacaaagctgctcgccgtcgcttctctatcgtcatcgtgttaaacccgccagtagcgcgccaggtggataagccagtttgtgattggtccccgcagatttgttaacggaagcaggatagataaacttacgggtttccagcctgagctgcagggagagaTCCAATCGCCGGCAGATGGGGCTGGTTTTACCCGGTCTAGTGCTACGTTtccacgtggccggctattttcataaactgacatttcaccctctccgttttcaaaaataacatcgtgcacagctgtcagttttcagaaaagtgttcgtttacacgtaccgGTGTATATATGCTGCCAATGCAGCCAAGAGCACgctagacctgtaggtggcagtgtaacgagaagctcaagcccacgtcagccaatcagaatcccgaaaatagcaacaactgcaacgaatcacttcctctttctctctctcggctgcctaagcctccgtttgtctcagtttacctgcaaacgaagatttgactcggtttcagaggcaaattctccgtttgcgtgtaaatgaagggtacaaacgaagggaaatgtctgtttgtttgtaaaaaaaataaccatgtatgtGTTAACAGGGTCTAGGGTGAGACTACTCTTCAGGCTAATTagggttttagtttttttttttttttcatgtttatcGTTCTCGGATGCTGCACCATTTATTTGCTTAGAAGCCAGTTTATACATTTGAAATACCGTGAGCTAGTTGCTGTTGAGTTTTCTTGGTAATAATTGTTCCCATTGTGTTCCTCTGTTAGGACTTTATGGGATTATTGAGTTTTACATAAACAGTTAAAACGTGTAACTGAAGGCCTCGgggtttgcttttttttatttgagcgTTGGGACTGTTTTGAGGTTTAATATAAAAAGGGGAAACCTTTTTATTCTATTGATTTCTAACGCCCCTTTTTTGTCTTCTCGTCTCCCCAGCCCATCAAGTTCCGCGGCGACGTCCGCCTGAACGTGGAGGAGAAGAAGACCCGGTCGGCCCGAGAGGGCGACAGGCGGGACGTGAGGCTCCGCGGCCCCGGCGGTCCCGGCGGTCCCCGAGAGCGAATAGGAGGCGGCGGAGGACCCCGAGGCCCCCCCACCCGCGGCGGCATGGCACAGAAACCCAGCTTTGGCTCCGGGCGGGGCGCAGGCCCCAGCGAGGGGCGCTACCCTGCCCAGCGCCAGTgagccccccccaccccccctccaaaCCTGAGTTAGATTACGATTTGGATTCAACGGAGTGGTTATTGATCTACTACTGCAGCACGAACCAATTGGACAAATCTTTTTaaatataacacacaaaacaaactccATTCTTTACATTGCAACTAGGAGCAAAAATTAGTAGGAATTAGTCAAATAACTCAGTTTGGGTTgcgacacacacaccccccccctgaTTTCTGACTTGCTTCCTCCTCATTCTTTCTCCTAAATGTGAGCGAGTACGTATTTGGATCGGATTTCTGTCGGTAATTGACGCAGGTTTGGTCGCGAGCTTTCACCGTCAAATCCCGCCAGCTCCTGCTGAACTCAACAGTCTCGACATCTGTCTCTCATAAAGATGGCTgcctcctccttccctccctaacctgattcttcttctttctcaccCGTCGCTTTTGTTTTCCGCTGAGGAATCCAGAAtgtccccccccctttttttttttttctttttttttacccatctCTTCCTCCTATCCTCCTCTTTGTCTCCTCCTCCACCAACACATGTATTATCTGgacttttgtcaattttttttttgtttttcatgctGAACTTGAATTTCTTTAGAAACGAATCGAAACACGCAAACACATGAAAAAAGGGTAAATACTACTTGAATTGGGGATTAAAAAAACCCAGAGGTTAGGTTTTTTTTTCGcgttctctctccctgtttcttaAAGGAACGTGTACTTTACTGCTTGGGCAATCCTGTGTATTGCTGCCACCGTTGTACCTAGCGATGGATCTGTCTTATCTTTTTATTCTATCAGGTCAAGAGCTGAACTGTAGTGGTTTTATTTGAGTAATGTTGGCTTGTAATATGTGGATTCACGGACGCATCTGAATGGAGCATGTATCAAATCATGTATCAAATCCTGTTAGGCTTCTACTACCGATGCACTTCATTGTCATGTTTAAAATGAGCTCACCTGCCGATGAGAGAACTAAATTAAAAGTGATTTACTGTTTTAAACCTTTTTGTTCTGCTCTCGTTTAATCTCTGCACCATGCTCGTCTGGAGACCTTTTGACAGATGTGATGTCCACTGCTTTAGATCAGATTCTGTGATTATAGAAGTGAAGTTGTGAGGTGGAAGGATAACACTTTGATAATCCGGTACAAGACCACATTATGGCAACAAAGTATGGTCTCACAAATGAGCATAGACCagtcaacacacaaacaaacacattagtAAAATAACTGGTATTTATTGCAGTTAATTTGCATGACATTgtacatgtatttgtatttttcatgTGCATCCTCTTGATACTAACTTCACTTTTAATACCAAACTATAAATCCTCCAGTATTTACTGATTTGTAGGTTTGTCGCAGGAAAATCTCTACGGAGGATGGAAGCTGCCAAAATAAAgtgcatgaataaaaagaatacatttaaaataatatgGGAAAGTAAATTAATAGGGGAATAAATGCAAAAGGTAAATAAAGAAGCAAACTAAAATGTCAATTTATGTCACATTTTATCAATTAATGCCTACAATCTATTTTTGGTAAGTAACTGAAGTTATCAAACAAATGTAGTTTCGTTAAAAACAAtaccctctgagatgtagtagAGTGAATGTATAAAAGGTAGAGAAAATACTTAAgtaagg from Perca fluviatilis chromosome 10, GENO_Pfluv_1.0, whole genome shotgun sequence includes the following:
- the g3bp1 gene encoding ras GTPase-activating protein-binding protein 1, yielding MVMEKPSAQLVGREFVRQYYTLLNQAPDYLHRFYGKNSSYVHGGLDSNGKPVEAVYGQSEIHKRVMALSFRDCHTKIRHVDAHATLNEGVVVQVMGELSNNMQPMRKFMQTFVLAPEGTVANKFYVHNDVFRYQDEVFGDSDSEPPEESEDEVEEIEERVPSPDIAQEESAPFYDPTPCSEPTVPGDEEEAAAESPEPEPEVEKEAEPTCVELKQETMLETQTDANTSDDQTDKGPAAAPPTAEPAAVPAEPTPAAPEENRPFSWASVTSKNLPPSGAVPVSGISPHVVKLPPTAPPRAEVKSESQTPTQRPQRDQRPREQRPGGPPPVHRGPRPVREGEQGETEGRRVVRYPDAQQLFVGNVPHDVDKTELKEFFEQYGTVLELRINSGGKLPNFGFVVFDDSEPVQKILNNRPIKFRGDVRLNVEEKKTRSAREGDRRDVRLRGPGGPGGPRERIGGGGGPRGPPTRGGMAQKPSFGSGRGAGPSEGRYPAQRQ